In the Pelmatolapia mariae isolate MD_Pm_ZW linkage group LG10_11, Pm_UMD_F_2, whole genome shotgun sequence genome, GTAATCATCATGCTGTTATTTACACATTGCACGGGCATATTTATTTCACACTGTACATCTTACAATGCTAAAGTGACATCAACAACAACACTCTCCTTTTACAAGACAGATGGCTTCACTGTGGACACAGTGGCCCTCTTCCTttgagatttctttttttttttatgttcacaGTTTATTCAGAGAAGACAACCATTTTGAATTCTCcatactgttttatttttttcctctttttttgttctttttttttgttcattttttaagatgCAAGTAGAAAGACGTGCATTTAACGGTTTAAGCACAATCCCTGACTCCCCGGCCTGAAACTTTTCAATGAATTTCTtctgaaaaatgaacaaaatgtttTGTAGCCTCCTGGTGGAAAtcagttgggtttttttttaaaggctgcAGAACAGATAGTGTGatttcaagtatttttttttcttttaaaaataaaggaaaaaaatagacaCAATAGATATGATGCATGTGCgtaaaacaaagtaaatgtgAACTGGAGATGGACAATGAgaaaatgatccaaaacatGAAGCACTCCTGCAGAATCACGGAGCACTGCATGGATGTGGCGATGGTGGATCTGCCGTAAATATGTTGACACAATAACTTCTGGATCCCAGAATGCTTGAAACCCCTTAGTCCACCAGGTTGGAAGTGTTTAGTGTTTAACTTTGTGCTTTTGGAGTCCACAGGGTTTCTACATTGGGATGATGAGAGAATTATGCAATATGATATTTCCCTTATAGAACCATGGTGCTTTGTAAGGCAAAAATCTGAATCttgagtttgaaaaaaaaaacaaacgaacTGAAATGTGTGTATTTGGCACCTTTGCAAGTTGCAGCTGTTTAAGGTTGATCCAATCAGAAATGAGAAAGGCAACTACACACATCAAATACAACAAAAAGTATACTGTCGACAGTTGACAATATCCgtgttctttctctttttctctgtgtgtgcatgtgtgtgtgtagataagAAGTAATTGAACTACTTTAGTTTTGCAATGTGAGGTACAGAATATAAAACAAAAGATACAAAGTGATGTTGTAAACATGGTTCTCTTACAATGGCCACATCTGCTTGTGAATGTGTCACAATGTGATTctatgtaagtgtgtgtgtgtgtgtgtgtgtagtgtgtgtgtgtttgcgtgtgtccTCTATAGATCTCTGAAATATGCAAGAACATCAGAGATTGACCTGAATGGAGGCAGACATACACCATGGTATGTTCtgtttcaaaatgtaaactGAGCAAGAGGCTGAACATGGTTACAGGGAGCTTAAACTAGGACACCTTCATCCTCTCCCTGACTGAGAAAATCAACAAAAATACAGTGATTAAACCAACATAAATCTAACTTTTTACTTCTGAAATTTCTCATCAGGCTCAAAACACACCTtctctgaatctttttttttccccacctctGCTTTAGCTTTCCTCCCGCTACTGTATAACTATCCCACATCTGTGAGTCCCTCTGAGCGGACAGTGTCCAAAAAAGTCTCTCAATACATTCTGCGCTTCATGTAGATCCTCTCAATAAAGTTTTCCAGTTCCTCCTCACTGTCCAGCTGAGGCACCAGCCCATCTTCCTCATAGTCATCTCCCGGTGTGACTTGTGGATAGTAGTAGGGGGGTCGCCTGCCTCTCCTGGGTGTGGTTATTGGTTTGGGAGGGGGCAGGGGTTGGTAGGTCCGTGGGTGAGGAAGGATATAGTTAGAGATATAAGGGGTAAGAGGCAGGCGTGGTGGTGGCTGCTGCTTCCAGCCCTGTGCGCGGTTCTTACCCCCGCCCCTGTGTCTGCGTCTCGGGGCCTGGAGGTCAAGTTCCTGGGGGCCGAAGGTCTGGTCTCTGGAGGGGACGGGCTTGCCATAATATTGTGGTTTGGGATATGGGAAATAAACAGGGTAGTATGCTCGATATGGCTTTTGGTAATATGGATAAGAGGGGAAGGCTAAAAACTGTTTCTGGGGCTTATACCAGTAGTCAAGCTGCTTCTGAGGCTTATACCAATAGTCCTGTTTGTATGACTTGACTTTATCCTTGTGCCATTTCTTGTTGGACTTGTTGTACCTATAAGGGGCTTTCTTGGGGTTTTTTGAGGCTGTGTAGTGATAAACAGGCGGGGCAGCCAGAGGAGGAGGTACCAGAGGCCTAAAGCGTGGGGCAACAGGGTTGCTGTTGGTTGGCTGCTGTTGTaactctttcctttttttcttcttctcttccacATCACTAATAATCTCAATCACATCATCGGCAGGCAGGTGCAGCTTGCTGCTGATCTCAATAAGCCTGTCAATCATTTGCTGGTCCAGGTCATCTTCATCAGGAAGGACCTCCTCTGAGCGTTTGTCCTCAGCCGTGTTGCCGGCGGCCCCCATGCTGCTTTTCTGCCGGGGCTTCATGTAGGACTGCTGCTTCCTCCCCATGTACTGCAGCAACATGTCAGAGGCGATGTCTGCCAGCCTCTGTTCTTCCTCTCTGGCTCGCTCggcctcctcctgctgccgGAGCACCTCCTGTTTCTCCGCCCGCGCTCTCGCCTCTTCCTCCATGTGAGAGAggctctcctcttcttcctcaacctcctcctccagctcctctccTTCATCCTCAAAGTCATCCATGAAGTTGCCCCCCTTCACAGGTCTGTTGCGGGACGGGTTCTCCTGCCAGTGCTGCTTCTTTCCTGCACGTGCTAACTGAGTGTTGTATGCTTTGTAGCCCTTCAGAGGAGGCAGGATCTCATTATCTTGGAGACCCAAGTCAATGTTCTGGAAGTAGCCTCTTATTTTGCGCTGCAGGGAAGGGTCATCTCCCTCTGAGGTGGAGCCTGGCGTGGCCTCATCTAAGAAACTTTCCAAGTAATTTCCCTCCTCCCGCCCCTCTCCTTCATctttcctttcctcctcccttaCGCTATCTGTTCCCACATTCTTCACAGACCACCCTTGATCCTCCGACCTTGTGTTTTcatcctcctccccctccctctccttcaAGTCATCCCCCTGAGCAGCTGCCAAATGGCCTACATTTAGCTGTTCAATAGCCTTATCGGCCCCTCgcccctccttctcctcctccacccccCTCTCTCCCTGTGGCTGCTCTGTTCTCCTTATCTCACCACCCTCAGAGCCTTCAGCAGAGGGCAGCTCCGGACTCCGATCCCCTTCCCAGTCTCTGTTTTTGCTAGCCTGTTTTTCACTGTCCCCCAGGTGGTCCAGGGCTTCAAGCAGAACAGCAAGCACCTGCGCAGGGTCCGTCACTTTATCTAATTGGCTGTCTTGACCCAGGCCCCGACCCCAGTCTAGGGACACGTTGTCAGGGCTGGAGAGGCTCTGGGGCTGGGGCGAGTGAAAGGGGGCAAGGTTGTCCTCTTTACGATCTGTCCGGGTGCGCCCCTCCACCCCACCCTCCCCTGCCTCACCCCACACAGGGGCGGTGCCAGCTAACTGTGGAATGACAATGAGCAGGACCAATAGGATGAGGTGGGCTGTGGAAGGGGCGTGATGACAGGTCATGACCATGCAGAACTGGCAGGAGGGAGGTTAAGCACCTGAAGAAGGAGAGAAGGCAGAGAGAGAAGGGCAGAAGAAGGATGAGAATTTATTTACATATCATTTCTTATCTCTGGAatcacaaatgtgtttttttctgttgttgttactTTATATTCTTTATTGTTTTCTCCCAGTGGCAATGTGAGCATCAGTGTCATTTAAATAACATACAGGTTTGGTGAAAAAGCCAAAACGTAGAGACTGACTGGTAAGAAATATTTCATTAAGTCCACAGCCTGCCATAAAGTTTCAAAGAAAATGTACCTGGAAAAATGACCAGTTTttcaaacaaaatatttttaccACAAAGAGGccgccaaaaaaaaaaaacccaaaaaaaaaaaaccgttTTCCAGGTATTGTAGAAACCATTGAGGACAAAAGCAGGCAGACGTAGCAGCCAAATGCAACAAATTCTCCTCTCTTTTATTTTCGATATAGAGCGTTtttgactgaaaaaaatgtggtttctAACATTTCCAGCTCCAGTTGTGTCACTGCTGTGCAGCTTGGATACAACTGAAAACATAAAGATGAAGCTCTGAGCTGAACGTAGAAACCAGATCGTGAGTCGTTGAATTAaccgcaaaaaaaaaaaaaaaaaaaaaaaagagaaaaagaatacaaaaaaaaattgcgCTTTTCTTTGAAGGGATGGGGGATAATCCGCACAAAGAAACTGCGTTTCGATTCTAAACATcgtgccttttttttttgtctcgaGTCGCGCGTTAACCCACTCATTACCTACTCATTATCTTTAAGCTACACGAATCACCTGGTTGGGAATAATACATCCCCTGGCGCATTTTATCAGTGTCACGAGATTTAACTGAGCAAACTGTTTGCAACAGCAACGAAAATGCGCATCCGGTAACTGATTTGCGTCTTTTTTCTGGTATATGTTAAAAATGCCTCACCTCTTCCTCCAAGCCAACCCATCCAAAACGCGCGCACCTCCCATTTTCTAACGTCAagttcttaaaaacaaaagatggaaagaaagaaaggaaatacTGAGAACAAAAACGGGTCCTAGCTCGCGTCTCCGTAATTGCTGTGATTTTGGTATTCCATGCGTCAAAGCGATGTCACCAAGACACTGGCACAAAAAGCTGCAAGCTCGGGGAAGTCATGCGTAAAGCCGGTGGCCACGGTTGAGTTATTTAACCCTACGGTTCCTGAGTGGTCCATCCAAATTGTAAATTAACCGGGCATTAAGTTTAAGAGGATAAAGCCTTTTTGCGCAAAGACAGGAGGGCGCAGCCAGTGAGGATGCAGGGCTTTGTCCTTGTGTGGCGTGAGCATGTTTCTCCTCACTGGCAGCGGTGGAATGCAGACAAGCGCAAATTTTTGGCAGCACAACccaattgattttttttttttcattttattaaatcAAGAGAAACGAAATTATTCGACTTATCAGGGCCAACTACCTACTCATAAATGGTTGGGATTCTAAATTATTTCGAATTAATAGCTGAAAACCGTCTGTTTAAATCGTgcttgttaaaagaaaaaatactgaaatcGTAAAAATGTGCACATTCTTTCAAATGTGCGAATTCTtcaaaggtttttaaaaaaaatcttgcgtGAAAATTTTCCTAAGCTCTTCTGAGAGGCAGCTAGAAAtgtttattaaatattattgtctTCACATTGCAGGGGATTCATTCTTAATTTATATTGAgtgaatgaaataaacaaaatacaaaattagaTATTTTACTGGGGATTTTTTTACACTGCATTTAATAATTATTATCATGCCTATACGTTCATAAGAACTGGGTTTGTTCGTAAATGTCACAATAATAACAttggtttttttaaacagaaaattagaaaaaattatatatatatatatatatatatatatatatatatatatatatatatatatatatatatatatattgctcGATTCCCTAGAATAGAAATCATACACAGTTTAGTCTAAATATAAGCACCATATAGAAACGGCCACAGTTCACGTCTACTTCATAATCAGACAAGCAACAGTCGCACATAGATTAATTCTAACGATGAAGTtgcaaatttaaaagaaaaaaaaacacgaacTATTTCtcgtttttttttaacaaaaaaaaacatgattatgAACAGAGAATTATAACGAACTGAATAACAGTCAGAAATTGTCTTAATCTATCTGGTTAGTATGGTTTGTGAATGATGCAGAGACAGATTTCGTTCCACTTACCTGAAGTCCCACTGGGGGGTGGGGAAGTGGTGAAACTCGCAACGCACGGATAAAGCCAAGATTATTTCATGAATAGTGAAAGCACCTGAGAGAATTTCAgctttcctccctctctctttctctctctctctctctcactcttcagCCTGTGACCAGcatcaaggggaaaaaaataacaataaaaaaagaatctaacgtctctttatttatttgtgagGTGTTTGTATGGCGGCAGCACTGGTGCTAATGTACAATTGAGTGAATGTTTTCAGCACCACGGTCAGCGCAACTTTATTGTATATACCCTCGGCGGACCACGTGATCCTCCCCACCGCCACCCCCCAGCTGCAGGCAGTGCTGACGTCACTTCCATTGATAAGAATGTTGGTGTGGAGATGGCACTGTGAGTCTAGGCTGGCCCCAGCTGATGAATGAACGGAAATGGCATGAATGAAATAGTACTTTTCCTCAATGAAAGGAGCAAATTGTAGAGATAGAGCTGGTACGCAGCCATTTTCCTTCTCACATATTAAAGGGTGGTGTGTTGCATCTTCCTCCCTTGTTGCTTCCTTCCTTTGCTCTGGCTTGTTTCAGAATCAGGAGAAGAGTGGGAGGGGGAAAAATAGAGTGACCTCTTTCACAGGCTATCAATTAGGGTCATTTGGTGACATTCTCCCAAGAATCAATGACAAGAGGCCGATGTCTCGCTGCAGTTTGCTTGTTGGCTTTGGTCTTAGGTGGCCCCAGATCATCTGTAGCTCATGGGCTACGACAGGAGCAGCCGCACTTTGCTGCTTGATTTCTTCTCAATTTTCAGGGATTGCACAATTTTCTACCCACCCCGTCATTTCTAGCcgctctccatctgtcagcggCTCAGTGTGCTCTTAATGTGGCCTCTCATCAGCATTGTTCTGCGCCAAGGAGACACAAGCCAATGACCATTTGTACATAAATCAGTAACATTTCACGATAAGGGCAAACACGTGCTGAAGCAATATGTCATGATTATATGCATGAATGAATGCGGGATGTATCATGAATTCCTGCTGTTCACCATTTCAGGAATGATTAAGtagctgtgtgtttatgtgatcAGGCAATTAACTTCATACATTAATTTAGTTGATACCGTTAAATTAGCTGGAATGCAGTCGCAAAAAAAGTGCATTTCAGACCCACGCGTCCGATGGGCCTCTGAAAGTGGAGCCCATATGCAttctcataaaaacacaaagctaTTTTGTGACACTGAGAAGCGAAGACACCTACGTGTTGCTGTAAGATCCGGCAGTCTTTGTTCACGTCACAGGATGGCGAGGTGTTTTAACGTGATATGTTTCTGTTGTTGAAGTGGAGCTTGCTCCAGCACATACAGCTAGTGCCAGTGGACAAATCGCTGTAGAATGGACAGACTTGGTTTTTGGGATGATGATTCAGTGAGATGGACCAATATCTTACGAAAAATGGAAGGAAATGGCTTAGTCCCAGGAATTCAGTACAGTTCAGAAATGGCTACAAAGTGCAGCCATCACAAAGACAAGAGCAGTTTGACAAAGATGACAAGAAGAACAGATATTTATATACTCGATGTGTCCTGCATGGGCATGTTTTTCTCGTGGCATTCGCAAGACATAAATGTGCAACACATTTCTCAGTAGCACAACACCCCATGACAATATATAGTGCTCCGTTTgtgagaaaatacaaaatgcttttaatgtttttaaatgatgatttcatttcttaAGAGAAAGAGAGTTGTGCGAAAAGTAATTCCATCTCCATACTTGTTAAACCaagaattaactgtgattaaccacttttccctctcttttttttcacttttactaaccacacccaggcctgattactgccagcCCTGCTGAAttaagaaatcacttaaatagaacatttctgacaaagtgaagtagaCTAAAAGATGTCAAGAAAGCAGCACATCAAGATCGAAAGAAACTGGGGAACTTTCCATTAATCAGTATAGAAAGGGTTACAAAACCATTTCTAACCCTTTAGGAATTCAGCAATCTGTAATGAGAGCCTTTTCCTTTGGGATCAATAacgtattctgattctgattcatgGTGAGTATTCCCAAGAGTGTCCAGCCTACCAGAATTACTCCAAGGGTGCATCCATGACGCATCCacaggtcacaaaagaacccagaacaacatccaagTGACTGCAGACCTgacttgcctcagttaaggtcagagttcatgattcaacagtaAGAAATGCAAGGGCACAAATGGcccagtgtggctgaattaaaacaattctgcagaGAACACTGAGCAAAGACTCCTCCACAGCGATGTGATAGACTCATTCACAGTTACTGCAAATGCTTggttgcagttcttgctgcctaAAATTAGTCTGATGATCTGAAActtgtaagtgtgacaaatatgcacatACACTAAGAAATCAGAAAGCCAAACCACTGTGCATACAACAGAGATCTCAAGATCATGTCAAAACAGAGTAAGTTTAAACActacagaaaataaacatgttttttagcGAGGTATACCACTAGCAACAATTTTCATCCACACAACTGTCATTGTGGAGGACTTGTGGTGAGAAAAATGTAACTCGAGATGTGTGCGCTGCTATATTTAGATGACCTGCGGCACAGAAATGCACAACACGCGGACTGATACCGCACTCTATTAGCAGCAATCAAGAAGGCAATCACAAGGAAGTGGTGTGAAGAGGACCACCGTACTCTGGGTAACTGACCGCACGTAGCTGAAAAGATGTACACTTTGAAGGACTctcacttgttttgttttttgggccACTGTGAATCATGTGATGTCTGCAGAAGTTACACTGATGCAGTTTGGCCTCTGCGCCAAAACAGTTCAGGGCTCTTCCTACTATAGGCGAGAGCACAGATCTGACAGGAGCCTTTTCAAAGTGTAACTGGATCCGGCCTAATTTGGTGGCATATGTATAAAGCAACATTCATTAACTGATAATTAATTCAAGGTTAACTAATCACATAAACCTCTCAAAAGTGACCAACAGGGTGTCATGAGACAACCTGCATTAATGCACGACTTATTAAACGATAATGACTCATGCATTAGTTAAGCACACTGCACTCTTAGCAAAAAAGCTTTCCATTATCAATACTAAAACAAGAAGAGGCGTAGCATTGCAGCACTGTCTCCCAAAAGGTTTAAACCTCACTAGCCCTGCCTGAAACATGAGGATAAGAATCAAAGCTCTGTTAGGGTAAACAACTCCAGGTAGTAGAGGaaatgtttgttctttttttccagcttCCATTCGGCTTTATTTATTACAGAAACAGCTTCCACTTCCACTGTCAACCAGTCATTCCCAAGGTCTGCCGTAATGGGGCGTTTTGGTACATAATGACTCAAGGGCAGATAAATATAAAGTTATTTCTGGCATTcagttttcctgttgttttgaaGGTAAAGGAAGACACTGCACTGCTATTACTGGCATTTATGTGCCGGATAACGTGGAAACAAGTTGATTCACAACGTTAAGCCAACCTCATTTCCATACACTTCATTTGTCACTGACAAGCCCCTGCTCTGGCCTTGTGCGCCACTAAATTCAGCTGTCAGTCCTCGTACAGGTTGGGTTCTCACTGCATTAAGGCTTGTGCATGTGTTTATGggtgtgttttctttgtatgtgtgtctgaTTCATCCTCGCACTGTACGTTCAGTTAATCACAGACAGGGGTTCGGTATTTTCACTGATGTTCTGAGGTTAATTGGATATTAGCAGCAGATGTCACATGTGGCCAACTTTATCGAGTAATTATCAAGCTTCCTGATTCAAAATGTCTTCGTTATTTTTACAGACAGAAAATTACAAATATTATTTAGAGTCTTGAAAGTCTTCAGTCCTGTAATTAGCTGAATTTTCTGCTCTTACTCAGAAATTAGTCCTGATCTCCTCCCGATATCTAAACTAATACGGCACAAaattttttacttttcatgtcttttttaACTAAGTGAGTAATTGCTCACAGGGAAGGctggaaaaaataaagtcagtGCTTGAATTTAGTAACTTGCCAAACCTCTTTTAGCACCAACCATCAATCTGACATTTCCTGCATATGCTTAGGGGGACTTATGAGTAGGGTTTTTGAATCACTcgtcactttaaaaaaaaaagagaaaaaaaagcctgtTTCACTTCCTGAATATTCCCAGCATCTCTTCATTAAACATCTCTGGTAAGGTTATGTAAAACAATATCAAGCAGTTTGGTTACGCTTTGAGTTTTTTCCCTAAGGTAGCAGACACCTGGCAGTCAGTAAGGCCCAAATCATTATGCTACCACCATGCTCACAGTTGGGATGAGGTTTTGGTGCTGGTATAAAGTGCAGTATTTTATGAAATTTAGGAAATTTGTGCAgcaagtttttctttgcttcctcACATGCAGGGCCAGCCCACGGTTTTATGGGGCCTTGGGCAGAATTTGATTTTGAGCCTCCACCCCCAGCTAAACCCGTTGGCCACATCAACTATATTAGCATGCTtgattatttgtgtgtgtgttgaaaagGTGTCCAATAAACCAGGAACTTGACAGTGGAACTTACAAACAAGTTAAAAGCAGGTTCAATAGGGTTGAAAGGtaaagcaggtcatctgctaataTTAAAGTTGATGGTTCAATCCCTGGAGGCTCCAGTCTGCATCCTAAATATGCTTGGGCAAAATACTAACCCctaagttgctctccgatgcatccgttggcgtgtgaatgttagacatgTTGCATCAAGCACTTTGAGCGCTCAGGTAGAACAGGAAAGTGCtttataagaatcagtccatttaatttaattgtttttcaaaAGAGCAGAACAACCACAAAGAATTTAACATAGGCttgaatatttttctttttttaacataacaAATGCAAATGTAAAAACAGACTATATTAATTAATTTGAATGGAATCTAACTAAGTAGAAAGCTAACAATAGTTTGCTTCTGGTTTCCATGCAACATCAGCTCACCACACCTCAGTTGAGCTGAACGCTTGTTTGAAGCTTCTCATTTAACATTATTGTTAGTGAAAGTTCATGATAAACACCTAACATGGACCTTTATTCATGGACCTTTATTctttatgctttttttgttttttattttcttttaagccTCAGAAGGATAAATCCTTTTTCAAGAAACACTTGCAACAATCTACTTGCAAACATTTACAGTTTGGGTGAACGTGACCCCAGCTCTGACAGTGAAGACGATTAAACCAGTAGCAACAATTTGTCAGTCAGTGAacatatttattaaaacatttccCTTTCTCTTGTATGATTACTGTATGATTACTTGTATGATTAATATATCACATGCACAAAACACTCCCTTTGGGTGTTTGGAGGCCCCAAGCAGCTGCCTAGTCTGTTTATTCTATGTTACCCACTCCAAGTGAGATTTCTATTGTGATGAACATCCAGCCATaaaaaatgctgctgcagtCTATAATGATTTTTCTAATATCCTGTAAAAGTTGGTGAAATTGAGATGCGCTCacaccatcttttttttttgagtttgtcAGTAATCACAATTTGTGTCTTCattaacaagaaaaacacagttCCAATCCCATCTCCCTAACTGAAACATCTGACTCCAGACAGAAGTCATTAGCACAGAGGTTCACTTATCTTTTCCCGCCTGCACCGAGAGTTATTGCTCAGTGTATTCATTAAAGGCATGAAAAGtacaagtgtttgtgtgttattagtTTAGCCAGATTGTGTTTTGTGACTGTGTCTTAGATGAAAATCAGATCCCCGCTGCACGAGTAAATCAGTGAAACTGATGGACTCAATCTGGTAATTCACAAACCTCTTTCATCAACCGCATAGCCCGCGCAGCCTACCTGGAAAATAAAATGGagctttgtttctgttttaaagTGAGGTTTGACTCGTCTTTGTGTGGaaatatgtgttttgtgtttgcagaTGAGATATGCACACatcaaatgaaaatgtaatttgttACAATGGCTTGAGGCACCACATAACCTCTGTTTGATTAGATTCTGCGCGAGCGACTGTTTGCTGCAGAATGTGAAGCATTCGCAAGGCAGCCGTGTCgttgcgtctgtgtgtgtgtgtctgtgtgtgcgtgtctttgTTGAAATGCTTGACGGCAGCAGCAGGCTCAGAGAGGTAAGCATGGAGCCGGAGGGCAGATGCTGATATAACGGTCTGGCATTATCAACTGCCACTCAGCATTAGTTGGCCCCTTACCCTCACTCCATGTCCGCACCCCCGCACTGACTCACACTCTACCGCCTGCTTGGCCACTCACATAGTTTAACACTGGTACACCGTGCTTGCATTTAATGGAATACACACActggagaacacacacacatacacctcgCAGTAATAGTTCCATTTATGTGGTCTTTTTCGctcgcacagacacacacagacacacacacacacacacacacgcagggaAACAAACACACTCTCCCCTCTCTTACTGTAATGTACATTACAGACAAACGAACCTTTGGAGGAGGTTGGGGCATGCTGTCACTGATGGTTCCCAGTACAAACCGCTAAGACAAGAGGCAATGACAACACGTGGCTGGCCTTTTGTTCCATTTAATTAactttttctttccactgttgGTATTGGACTGAGGAGAGCTGCAGGGTTGCGAGGCAGAGCTGAAAAATCGACACGCTTCAAACAGTCGCAGACACGGATTGGTGAATTCCCCAGGTTCTGCTGACATTATGGCCACAATTATAGTAATGGCAGGCTGGGGATCTTTCGGCAAGTGTGCTAATGCAGCTACCTCGCACAGCAAAGGGTCTCTACCTGGAAGTGATAAAATAGAGCTCCTGATTAACAGAAGCTTTTCTGCCCACGCCATTTTGTCAGGGGAGGGAAGGACAAGTAATTGCACCATAAGGTTCCTACAACACAATGCTTAGCTGGGACTCGATGATGTGTGCAGGACCCCGGCGCCCACACTATAATCTGCCGTTTCATCGAGGCagaggctttttgtttttttgtttttttcacatgtgctttaaagttaaaattttATGCGAGCTATGCTAACCTACACACATATCTGATATGCATGTTGCGTGTTTTAGTCAGACTTAGGAGACTCATATGATGACACTCCTTACAATAATGCTGATTATTAGGTTAATCTTTTACATCCGTCCATCAAAAGTTTTCTGTCAGTGCTCAGGATACGGAAAGTAGATGCTGTCACTTTATGGCCCAGTTTCGTAGAAAGCAGCCATTTCCAGCCACCGAGCTGAATCACTCCCTGTCGTTCCCACGTTGTTCTCTGTGAGTCAAATACCGTTCGCGTCAGAAGGTTCAACGCAGCGTCgcacaacaacatctgctctACTGGGGCTGGGTGACACACTGCTGTTATGCTGCATTGTTATTGTTGGCTTTTATAGCTAAGCAGCTGTGTTTACATATGGAAAGTAACGTGGTAGAAGAGCCTGACAGCGGAATTTTTTAAATCCCCTGTCCCATCGGTAGCCCTCAAAAGCCTCCAGATTAATTGGTGATATTACAACCAAATCCGACTTTAACGAGCGTTAAATGACACCGATGTCAAGCCTGGCTTTTGCCGTATTGCAGACTTAATGTCATCGTAATACACGCTGCAACTTTTCCCTTTGCATTGTTAAAGAAATGCTTGCGGAGACTGCACATGCAACATAGCAAACATGTTATGCAGGAAGCTTAAGTCATATGTAATTGTAGCGTTACGTTTTCTTACAGTATGCACGTTTGTATCACCTTTGAATTT is a window encoding:
- the si:dkey-175g6.2 gene encoding neurosecretory protein VGF codes for the protein MKTQDSVREEERKDEGEGREEGNYLESFLDEATPGSTSEGDDPSLQRKIRGYFQNIDLGLQDNEILPPLKGYKAYNTQLARAGKKQHWQENPSRNRPVKGGNFMDDFEDEGEELEEEVEEEEESLSHMEEEARARAEKQEVLRQQEEAERAREEEQRLADIASDMLLQYMGRKQQSYMKPRQKSSMGAAGNTAEDKRSEEVLPDEDDLDQQMIDRLIEISSKLHLPADDVIEIISDVEEKKKKRKELQQQPTNSNPVAPRFRPLVPPPLAAPPVYHYTASKNPKKAPYRYNKSNKKWHKDKVKSYKQDYWYKPQKQLDYWYKPQKQFLAFPSYPYYQKPYRAYYPVYFPYPKPQYYGKPVPSRDQTFGPQELDLQAPRRRHRGGGKNRAQGWKQQPPPRLPLTPYISNYILPHPRTYQPLPPPKPITTPRRGRRPPYYYPQVTPGDDYEEDGLVPQLDSEEELENFIERIYMKRRMY